In Mesoplodon densirostris isolate mMesDen1 chromosome 15, mMesDen1 primary haplotype, whole genome shotgun sequence, the DNA window GGTGCTGGGCCTGGGAGGGGGTGAGAGGCTGAGGTGGGAGGATAGCTGGGAGGCCTGGAAGGGACCCATGACCGGCTCCATCGGGGCCACCGCCTCTGTGGCTCCTGCTGGTCTGGGGCTGCTCTCCGACCTCTGACCTCTGagggcagcccctcccctcccaggatgCGGGAAGTggagctgggctgggggaaggTGTTGATGGTGAAAGACAACGGGGAGTTCCATGCCCTGGGCCACAAGTGTCCGCACTATGGTGCACCCTTGGTGAAAGGTGAGCTGTCGGTGCCCACGGGGGCAGGGCGGGACCTCCCCGACAGGGGCTTGGAGGCTCCCCCATCACAAGGGACGCTCAGCCCCCGCTCCACTGGGCCCCAGGCCCCCGTCTATTAGTGGAGTGTCCTGGGCCGTGGGAAAGGGCCAGTGGTGCTGGATACAGGGGTCCTTGGAGAGGAGCTCTTGCTGGTGGCCCAGCCCAGCACTGCCCCCTCCCAGGAGTGCTGTCCCGTGGACGGGTGCGCTGCCCCTGGCATGGTGCCTGCTTCAACATCAGCACCGGAGacctggaggacttccctggcctgGACAGTCTGCACAAGTTCCAGGTGGGGCCAGGCATACAATGGGGTGGGAGCCTTGGGGTGCAGGGACTGGAGCACCCCAAAGCCCAGCCCTGAGCAACATGGCCCTTGCAGGTGAAGATTGAGAAGGAGAAGGTGTACGTCCGGGCCAGCAAGCAGGTGAGGAGGGGGCTTGGGGCTCAGGCAAAAGAGAGAGGTGAGAAGGGCCTCTGGGCCCAGAAAACAGCATGTGCATAGGCCCTGTGGTGGGAGGGAGCCTAGCCGGTGTGGATGGGGAGCAGAGTTAAGGGCTGTGTGGTGGGGATGAGGTGGCACTGGAGCAGCAGGACCTGGCCTGCTGGGATGGGCACAGGGAGCCTGGCAACGACCCCAGCTTCCAGCTGCCCCCAACTCGCTGGCCACCCTCAGGCCCTGCAGCTACAGCGAAGGACCAAGGTGATGGCCACGTGCATCTCTCCAAGCGCTGGCCACAGCAGCAGCACCAACGTGCTCATCGTGGGTGCAGGTTGGTGGTGGGTTgtgaggggcagggtggggtgggggagagggggctCCTGACCCACTGTCCCCTCCTCTCAGGCGCAGCTGGCCTGGTGTGTGCAGAGACGCTGCGGCAGGAAGGCTTCTCAGACAGGATCGTCCTGTGCACTCTGGACCGGCACCTTCCCTACGACCGACCCAAGATTAGCAAGGTGGGTGAGCATGAGCAGGGCCAGGCAGGGCCAGACCCATGTCCCACTGGGCACAGTAAGGTCCACTGGGACCCTTGCTTGCCGCCTCTTGGGGGTCTGGCCAGCTGCCCTCTCTGTTCATGCCAGGCCCATCTGCAGTGCCCCTGAAAGATCTGGTTTGTTGAGCTCTGTCCTGTAGCTCCTGTGTGACCGAGGCTGCCAGCCCCCAAGACCCAGAGGCCCTGGTCCTCGGTTATAAAATGGGTCAGTGGCCACCTGGTCACTGGCCAGGTGGGGCTGGGCCTGCAGAGGGGTGGGAGCCTGGGGGTGCAGGGTCCTGTCTCAAGCCGGCGTCTCCTGCAGTCTCTGGATGCACAGCCAGAGCAGCTGGCCCTGAGGCCCAAGGAGTTCTTCCGAGCCCATGGCATCGAGGTGCTCACTGAGGCCCAGGTACGGACAACTCTGGGGAACAGGCCTCGGGAAGGCTTCATGGGCACCGTGAAGGGCGTGAGGCCCCTGGAAGTATGGGTGTGCTCTGCCCTCCCGGCCCCGCTGCCCAGGCACCAGGGGCGTTCCAGGCCTGGGGGGTCATGGGCCCCCGTGTGTGGGGCCACGGACCATCTGCTCAGGGCTGGGACTTGGGAGCATTAGGAGGGCTTTGAAGGGGAGGTGGTGCCTGAAACTTAAAGGGTCAGGAGGGGTTgccaggaaagggaggaaggtTCATCCAGGTGGCAGAGCCTCACAGATGGCCTCGTGGGCGCTGGGCGTGGGGCGGGACCCGGAGGCCTCGCTCTGCCTGGCGGGGTCACAGGTGGTCACGGTGGACGTGAGGAACAAGAAGGCCGTGTTCAAGGATGGCTTCAAGCTGGAGTACAGCAAGCTGCTGCTGGCACCCGGGAGCAGGTGGGAGGGGTCCCCACGCCCCTGCCGGTATGCGGAGGGCTCGGGGTGCCGGGAGCGCCTCCCCGACTCTTGCCGTGTCTCAGCCCTAAGACCCTGAGCTGCAAAGGCAAAGACGTGGAGAATGTGTTCACTATCCGGACGCCCGAGGACGCCAACCGCGTGGTGAGGCTGGCCCGGGGCCGCAACGCTGTGATCGTGGGAGCCGGCTTCCTGGGTGAGCAGCTGGGGGTGCGGGCTGGGCCCGGGGCAGCAATGGCCCTGGGAAGTGCAGGGTGCCAGCCCTCCCCGCTTGGCCCCAGGGATGGAGGTGGCCGCCTACCTGACTGAGAAGGCCCACTCAGTGTCCGTGGTGGAGCTGGAGGAGACGCCCTTCAGGAGATTCCTGGGGGAGCGTGTCGGTCGTGCCCTCATGAAGGTGAGCCCCCTAATCAGAACCCACTGCCCCGGGCACCCGCCCTGCCCCCGCCTGGCTCTCACCCCTGcctacccacccatccacctgGCAGACGTTTGAGAGCAACCGGGTCAAGTTCTACATGCAGACGGAGGTGTCGGAGCTGCGGGCCCAGGAGGGAAAGGTGGGCCCTTCTCCACCCCCACCGCTTTCTGTCCCTTTCCCTGTGCCCGGGAGCTGCTCACTCCTGCTCTCCACAGCTGAAGGAGGTCGTGCTGAAGAGCAGCAAGGTCTTGCGGGCTGATGTCTGCGTGGTGGGCATTGGTGAGTGGGGGGCAGGCGGTGGCAGTGAGCATAGTCACCCGCACACTCTCGACAGTGAACTTGGGCCagtcccttctcctcccccagcctgtttgcacttctgtaaaatggggaccgCAACCATACCCCCTTGGCAGGGTTGTTGGCGGGGTGATGGTACCAGCTTAGCCTGGCCTGGCATGGAGGACGCTCCCAATGACCCCTGTCCAGTAACCCTGTGCAGCCGCAGGACACAGAAAAGCCTCTAATTGGTCCCTGCTCCAGCTGAGGTGCCAGTCCGGGGAGGGACAAAGCTGGGAGGTGGCAGCATGGGCTGGGGAGGCTCGGCATGCCAACCCCCACCAGGGGCTTCGTGGAGAGCTTCTCGGAGGAGGTGATACCTGATGCCTGATGGGAAGCCCCAAGGTCTGTGGGGCTCCAGGCAGAGGAGACAGGACATGAAGGCACAGGGTGTGCCACCTGCTGGGTGATCGGTCTGGGCTGGACTGTGGGAGTGAAGGGCGTGGTGGTGCagagcagtgaggcaggaggagggagggaggggccggggAGTGGACACAGTGGCCCCTGTCCTGCCAGGTGCTGTGCCCGCCACGGGCTTCCTGAGGCAGAGCGGCATAGGTCTGGATTCCCGAGGCTTCATCCCTGTCAACaaggtggggctgggtggggaggacGGGCAGCGTGCCGGGCCGTAGGTGGTGGGAGGTCCCGCTCAGGGCTCCAGTCCTACCTACAAGCCCCGGTCCCCTCCCCACAGATGATGCAGACCAATGTCCCGGGCGTGTTTGCAGCTGGCGACGCTGTGACCTTCCCCCTGGCCTGGAGGAACAATCGGAAAGTGAACATCCCACACTGGCAGATGGCTCACGCCCAGGGTACCGCCAGCCCCGCGGCAGCTTGGGGTGGGAGGCTGTCCCAGGGTCTCAGCCTTCCCCAGGCCCACCCATTCAGTTGCTGGCCTTGGGTCCTGCTCACTGGGTCAGCCATTCAAGGCTCTGTGGTGGCCTGTCCAGCCAGCCCCATGCAGGTAGCCAAGGCGGCTCACAGAGACCTCCCATCTCAGACCTCCGTCCAGTGCCCTCTTGACATCCCATTTCACCAGCCACAGCATCCCACCTCGCTGGTCCCTCCACCAGCCagcctctcctttccttttgtcCTCAGAGACACATGTTCTGCAGAATTCCTCACCAACCTGTGCAGTCacccagggagggagagaggggtttAGTAGTACCCGGGCCAGCTCCCCACTCTCCTCTTTGGGCCACTTGACTGGCTCTGTGAACCCAGCTGCCCCTGGGAGGTGGCCGTCTGGGCCTGGAAACCTGGGCTCAGTGGGGACCTGCTGTGCTCTCTGAGGAacaaccttccccctccccttgggcAGTCCCTGTGCACACCTGGTCTGGGACCCCCAGCTGCAGGTACAGCCAGTTAGCTGCCTCGGAGGGAGGACGGTCAGACCCCCTgcaccctcctcccttctctcggCCTTCACGTTATCTGAGCATCTGTGCTGAAACCCCACTCCTGGTACCAATTTCTGCTCGGGTCCAAGGTGTAAAGTTGGTGCTAGGTTTGAAGGAACCAAAAGCTACTCATCAGCTGAGTATAATTAAGGTTTAATTGGGAGGGTCCAAGGACTGTCACAGACATCCAAATACAGGGGTCCAGTGGGGCCTTGTCCAAACTGGGGAGCCACCCACCCTATTCTGTCTTGGGCTCTGAGTGAGGCTGTCATCCCTGCTTCCCTGGACACTGATGCCCCATTCGCCCGCCTCCCTCCTCAGACCTGACCTGTCCGGTTAGTTGCCTGTGTCACACCTGAAATGGTCCCGGGAAGCCAAGCCCTTCCAGACCCAGTCCAGGCACTTCATCTTAGTGGCCAGCTTTGGGCCTGGTGTCCCTCTCTGCACCCATTATCTGCAAGCAGCGGTGAACAGTGGGTTGGGCAGTGATTTacctctggggtgggggggaatatcCCCACCTGTCAGGCGTCCCCAGAGAGCTGGGGCAGGCAGTGGAGGGGTGGTGAGGGCTCGGGGCGGGGTTCTCACGACCCCGGGACCCGCAGGGCGCGTGGCGGCCCAGAACATGCTGGCGCAGGAGGCGGAGATCAGCACGGTACCCTACCTGTGGACCGCCATGTTCAGCAAG includes these proteins:
- the AIFM3 gene encoding apoptosis-inducing factor 3 isoform X2, whose product is MGGCFSKPKPVELKIEVVLPEKDRGKEELSASGKGSPRAYQGNGTARHFHAEERLPAPHPYPGAQDCLEAAVCHIKDLENGQMREVELGWGKVLMVKDNGEFHALGHKCPHYGAPLVKGVLSRGRVRCPWHGACFNISTGDLEDFPGLDSLHKFQVKIEKEKVYVRASKQALQLQRRTKVMATCISPSAGHSSSTNVLIVGAGAAGLVCAETLRQEGFSDRIVLCTLDRHLPYDRPKISKSLDAQPEQLALRPKEFFRAHGIEVLTEAQVVTVDVRNKKAVFKDGFKLEYSKLLLAPGSSPKTLSCKGKDVENVFTIRTPEDANRVVRLARGRNAVIVGAGFLGMEVAAYLTEKAHSVSVVELEETPFRRFLGERVGRALMKTFESNRVKFYMQTEVSELRAQEGKLKEVVLKSSKVLRADVCVVGIGAVPATGFLRQSGIGLDSRGFIPVNKMMQTNVPGVFAAGDAVTFPLAWRNNRKVNIPHWQMAHAQGRVAAQNMLAQEAEISTVPYLWTAMFSKSLRYAGYGEGFDDVIIQGDLDELKFVAFYTKGDEVISVASMNYDPIVSKVAEVLASGRTIRKREVETGDMSWLTGKGS
- the AIFM3 gene encoding apoptosis-inducing factor 3 isoform X3; translation: MGGCFSKPKPGTSSPTVELKIEVVLPEKDRGKEELSASGKGSPRAYQGNGTARHFHAEERLPAPHPYPGAQDCLEAAVCHIKDLENGQMREVELGWGKVLMVKDNGEFHALGHKCPHYGAPLVKGVLSRGRVRCPWHGACFNISTGDLEDFPGLDSLHKFQVKIEKEKVYVRASKQALQLQRRTKVMATCISPSAGHSSSTNVLIVGAGAAGLVCAETLRQEGFSDRIVLCTLDRHLPYDRPKISKSLDAQPEQLALRPKEFFRAHGIEVLTEAQVVTVDVRNKKAVFKDGFKLEYSKLLLAPGSSPKTLSCKGKDVENVFTIRTPEDANRVVRLARGRNAVIVGAGFLGMEVAAYLTEKAHSVSVVELEETPFRRFLGERVGRALMKTFESNRVKFYMQTEVSELRAQEGKLKEVVLKSSKVLRADVCVVGIGAVPATGFLRQSGIGLDSRGFIPVNKMMQTNVPGVFAAGDAVTFPLAWRNNRKVNIPHWQMAHAQGRVAAQNMLAQEAEISTVPYLWTAMFSKSLRYAGYGEGFDDVIIQGDLDELKFVAFYTKGDEVISVASMNYDPIVSKVAEVLASGRTIRKREVETGDMSWLTGKGS
- the AIFM3 gene encoding apoptosis-inducing factor 3 isoform X1 codes for the protein MGGCFSKPKPVELKIEVVLPEKDRGKEELSASGKGSPRAYQGNGTARHFHAEERLPAPHPYPGAQDCLEAAVCHIKDLENGQMREVELGWGKVLMVKDNGEFHALGHKCPHYGAPLVKGVLSRGRVRCPWHGACFNISTGDLEDFPGLDSLHKFQVKIEKEKVYVRASKQALQLQRRTKVMATCISPSAGHSSSTNVLIVGAGAAGLVCAETLRQEGFSDRIVLCTLDRHLPYDRPKISKSLDAQPEQLALRPKEFFRAHGIEVLTEAQVVTVDVRNKKAVFKDGFKLEYSKLLLAPGSSPKTLSCKGKDVENVFTIRTPEDANRVVRLARGRNAVIVGAGFLGMEVAAYLTEKAHSVSVVELEETPFRRFLGERVGRALMKTFESNRVKFYMQTEVSELRAQEGKLKEVVLKSSKVLRADVCVVGIGAVPATGFLRQSGIGLDSRGFIPVNKMMQTNVPGVFAAGDAVTFPLAWRNNRKVNIPHWQMAHAQGRVAAQNMLAQEAEISTVPYLWTAMFSKSLRYAGYGEGFDDVIIQGDLDELKFVAFYTKGDEVISVASMNYDPIVSKVAEVLASGRTIRKREVELFVLHSKTGDMSWLTGKGS